The genomic interval TATCGTCCACACTCATTCGTTACATGCGGTGGCTTATGCACAAGCCGGGCGTGATATTCCGGCATATGGCACGACACACGCAGATACGTTTTATGGTCCGGTACCGTGTACGAGAAGTTTGACTAAAGAAGAAGTAGCGACGGATTATGAATTGAATACAGGCAAAGTCATCGTAGAAACATTTGAACAAAGACAAATTGATCCGGTAGCAATACCAGCAGTGATTGTGAATCAACATGGCCCATTTATTTTTGGCACATCTTTAAAGAAAGCAGTAGAACATACGATTATTTTAGAAGAAGTTGCTGAAATGGCAATGAAATCTGAAGTGTTAAAGCAAGATATGAATGAAATAGATGGGTTTCTATTAGACA from Staphylococcus sp. MI 10-1553 carries:
- the araD gene encoding L-ribulose-5-phosphate 4-epimerase AraD — its product is MNDAIIKQHVYEANMQLPKNNLVKLTWGNVSVIDREKGIICIKPSGVPYSKMRPEDMVITDLDGKPFDNQLKPSSDLATHVYLYNHMDNVQSIVHTHSLHAVAYAQAGRDIPAYGTTHADTFYGPVPCTRSLTKEEVATDYELNTGKVIVETFEQRQIDPVAIPAVIVNQHGPFIFGTSLKKAVEHTIILEEVAEMAMKSEVLKQDMNEIDGFLLDKHYFRKHGATAYYGQ